In Takifugu rubripes chromosome 22, fTakRub1.2, whole genome shotgun sequence, the genomic window CTGACTACAGATTAGATGACAAAACCAGATCCAGGCAACTGCTTTACTCGATCCAGACGTCCATTTAATAAGCCGTCAAGCAATTAGGTCCACATGTAGCTTTTATTGCtaaaagaaaatgcataaaCATAAATTTTCTCATAACCCAGGGTTCCTGTTGACCTTGTTCATGAAAAGTCAGCCTCTTATATTTTAACTGTGCAGCAAAAATAAAGAGACACGCAAAGCTCATCTTCAATTATTCATCTTATCTTGCATATCAGCAGAATGGAAAATGTTGCTGACAGTTTTTAATAGCCCTGTCTTTTTTACACTTAttcagatgattttttttttttaatgtgtctgcAAGAGGCCTGATCTGATTGGTCATCTGGAATAGCTTAATAGTGATACGAGTATTTGGATCAAATTGCTTCCATCacaattttgatttaaaatttcAAAATTTCAAACCTTTAAAATCCTATCAAATtcgagaagaaaaaaaaatataattgtGAGACGACACTAATGGGGAAAGGATTCACAAAGAAAGGTTTGTTATGGCTGGGAGACATTTTGTAGTTTTAGTAGATtacaaaataaactaaactgaactgaactgaactgaactgaactgaactgaactgaactgaacaccTCTGCTTCTACTTCAGATGTCTTGGTCCCACAGTGTTGGGACATACAGACATCTGTGGTAGATTCTCTTTATATTCTCTTTAGCCTCGTCAGCTTTGGCCAACAGCTATGCGTGCAATTCTTACCTCATTAATCATGAAAAGGAACCAGGTACCATTGATGGTATTtcttataaaataaaaaaaatgtcaggACTCGCCGACTAAAGGGGAAAGTCAATCTAAACAAATTTGTCAGTGTTCAGCATGGAGGGATGATATATCAAATGTTTGGAGGCTTCCTTTAAATTGGGCTCTGCAGTAAcaagctccagatgttctaGTGGACGCATGGCCCAGTTTAAAGTGTAATAAAGCCGTTAGtgctgagatttaaaaaaaaaaaaccaacaataaacaacaaacaagtcAGATATACTGGGCTAGCTCAGCAATTCACCATAATGCTTTAGTAATTTGTCTCATTGGTCACTACCCCTGCTGGAGAGTGTTTTTTTAGAGAGCGTTAACATTCCAGTTGGCAGCTGTTAATGCTGGAGTGgctatgacccccccccccccccccccccccccccccccccgcccaaggACACCTTTGTTAGCACCACCTTCTTATGGTCTCAAAATGAAtttcattattcatttaaaaaagttATTTGAGCGTGGgtttttgcagcagcagcagcagtcatctCCTCATCTCTGTTTTTCTACTTTTGACAACTATTTGACAATATAGGAGAAAAACATGGGTTCCCTCTGGAGATGGAAGACACCTGTTTGTGAGGCTACTGGGTTTTAGCTTGAGCTCTTAGTCAGCggccaaataaaacaaaatatgaTGTACCGGTAAAGTCAGCCCCGTGGTCACTGCCTGGCTGCTAGAACACAGTATTAAGTCTGTCCAGACGCTTCACACACCAAAAGCACTCATCCACACAGACTCTCTTTGTGTTGCTATGGGATTTTCCAGTGCCAGCAGAGAGACTGGCTATGCAGACCAGTTGAATGTCAGGGAGTCTCGGTGGCATAAAGGAACGTGTGTTGAAAATTtaggctttttttgtttgtttgttttttcctaaTTCCAAATGGTCCAAATGACATACAGCTGTTTTACAGACAGAAAACTGGACCATCCCCATCCCACTCCCAGCCCTGAATACGCCAGAATGGGTCAATTCTCACATGTAGCTTTCCGCAGAAATATGACTGGACAGGGGTTGTGTGTGACTACGAGAACTGATGTTCTCAAGAGTAACTGGTCACAGATTGGAATTTCCTGGAATGGATTTTGTTgtgaataaaagcagaaatattACTGGGAATCTTCTGGGGTTAGTTTTTactgtggggtggggggtgtggggggggtattTTTTACTGTGATGAAAGTTTTTCTGATTCACtcaaatgtttttatcttttggTCATACATGcaagaaaacattaaaagatTAAATATCCATTTTCCTGCCCCAACAATGCTCCAATGCTCCACTCTCTACCTTCACATTTCATGTGGTGCTAACAGGCCTGAAATGAGAATATTCTGGAATTGAGCCACATGTGAGATGCAGCTACTTGGCAACTGCTTCTTTAGGCTGTTTTATAAAAGATATTTCTTAAATCCCACATTTTATACCTCTGCCTACTGCATTTACAAAATACTTTAGTACAGATAAGCAGTGGTAATTCAGTGGAGTTATGTTGAGTTTCACTGTATAACATTACCAAACATTTGCTAACACAGAATACAGCATACAGCTGAAGGAAATGAGCCATTATttcattctaccttttaattgGAAAATGCAATTTGAAGAGCTGAGATTATGAGAATTCCTCTTTTTAAATGCCTGCATCTTTCCTTGGTTTCTCAATACTTCCACAGGAAGCTTGTTGATAAGGAAATCCTCGCTGCTAGCCATGTATCGAGTCTACAGAAGCTCAATTAGCTGAGCAGTGTGTTTTCCACATGTCTCAGTTGGCACTGAAGGTGGTGTCAGCAACAGTAGCTACTTGGAACCAAGATATTCCTATTCTAGTAGGGCAGGTAAAAGCACAATTGCGGTGCTATGATTTTTAAGTATTTTTGCGATCGTCtcccctttttattttaatttgaaacaaTACTTCTCTGTAATGGCATTAAGGCAACATgctgaaatatttgcattttagaGCACCGTCTTTTGAGTATAGTGGAAATGTGTGAATATTGCGGATGTATCATCAGGGGCCGTAATTGTGAAGTTTATCCTGTGGCTCACTTTATCAGAAATAGAGTCTCTAGGAATGAACCTCAGTATCGAGGTAGCTTTTAGTCCTGACAGCTAATTAGTTTACCATCGCAGACGTCGATTTTTCCCatgaagtggggaaaaaagcccTAGCTTTTGATTTGTTCCACACTGTGGTCCCAAGGGGATTAAGAGTTTTCCACCTCTGCCACCTCACTCACTCTGGAGGAGTTATTTACAGGCCATCCATTAAAGTTTTCAGATGCTGTTAATGAAGTCTCAGTCAATGCTTTATGTTACACTATGTGTTATATTAAAGTGGCTCCTTACTCTCGCTTCATACCTCTGCTGGCTTTGCTGAGGCATCAGTTTCCATAGTTACTGAGGTTTTGGTTCATGCAGGGACAGTGAGACACAATTTGAGCTGATGACCAACGCACAGGTAACATCTTATGGTCCATTTTGTGTTATGGAAGCGTGCGAGCCCTAAGACCATTGAGATTGTTTACATGTTGAACAAGTGTTCAAGGCCAAGAGagttgggggatggggggtgcaGGCAAGGACAACATCCATGTCTGAATCCTAAGCTGGGCCCCTTTGAAGCAGTCAGACATGCTGTTTGCACAGATGTGTGAGTCCATAGCAGAGAGGCCAATCTTCTTGTACCTCCCCCTTGTGacaaccctcccccccctcccacgcGCCCCAGGCAGGGAAGTCTTTTGGAGCTGCACTATCAGTCCCATCACGGGTGTCTTAATAGTTACTAGGGGAAGAGGTCAAATATCTGTCTGCCTGGGGGCGAATTGTAGCTtccttaaatggaaaaaaaatcattcgaAAGCCCCCAAAATGTGTTTGAATAACCTCAAATACTCATTGTAGCGTCCATAACAATGATTTAGATCAGTTAAATGATATTCCAACCTGAGAGACCTGTTTATTAATGCTGAACTAAGGGTGATAGGGCAATAAAAATTGCCAAAGAAAATCACTGATCACTGCGGCCGCTATCATACTTGGACTATTgattaacccccccccttccttccctcacTGTCTCAACGAAGCCATGTAAATGTCATCCTTATGGCTTCCAGCATGGTCACATGATGTTATTAGTTTCCAGGAAGCAGCATTGAATCAGCGAGGGTCAGGACCACAGATGACCAAAACTGTTTCTTCACCTTTGTTTGGTTTGTCTGGTGATGAGGAATGATGTAGAACTGGGCTGTTGTTATGGTTTTGTTTTACCGTCATATGGTCAACACATGTGCACTGTATTTGAGGTTTCAGGCTGGCTGTCCCTGCTTAAGATCGACTGATGAAAGGCACATTATGTCCtgtttcagacacacacagacactaaaTTTGCCTATGAAATAATTcttaaaatgtaaacacatttatgaatgaaaatatttgctttttttatgtCAGTGTCTTCTATCATTCACTCAGAAGATTAGCTGCTTTGCCTAATCACAGTATTACTCTGATCTGTTTTGTGTTGCAGGAATTCAGGAAGGCACAGAATGCACCAAGTGTAAAAATGATTGGGCGCTGAGGGTGGCCATTGCCCTGCTGTATGTGCTCTGCACCCTCCTCACCATCGCTGTGGCTGTCCTGGGATACAAAGGTGGGTGACACTTTTAGTGCATGCTTTTATTGTCAGTATCAATCAAATGTGCAATGAAATTTGTCACCCAGATGGACAGTCAGCCCTGAACAACTGTAACTGTTTTGTTATGGGATGTGGGATGTGTTCGTGAAAAGTCCAACAGGGAAATTTTCCTCAAAGTAGACTCAAGGTCTTCAGGAAGTTTCACGCTGACTGTGGCCTTTTGCTGCCTTTAACCTTCAGTGTTGGGCATCTTGTAATTAACTTGTCTTCATCTTGTGCCTCCAACAGCATGCAGAGTTGAGAAAAAATGAGAACAAATATTCCTGCTGTCTTTTTAGAAGGATCTGACAAAATTATAGTTTTAgaatgttgaaatattttattctttttgtatAACTTTAATAGTGTTCATATTATCATAAAGGAATACATGACATTACTGGGTGCACTTTGTGTATTGTGCACATCCACCTGGCAGCTTTGTGGCCCTCTATAAATAGTTATTACACTGCAAATAAGAGAAGGAATAGGAAAAAACAGCTGAGTTTGCATTCCTGGAGTCGGAAAGAATTCACTGTTCATTTTATGATCCGAATCAGTCGGGATTGTTTTGAAATTCCAGCTATGTTTCCGTGTGAACATGTGATTTAGATGGCTGCTCAGCTCTAATGTCTACCAGATGACCATGCAGAGCTTAAAGGGCCTAACAACCAGGAGATGATTTGATGGCTTGGTGGATGTTTGTTGTCTTGTGAACTACAGGTTACCTTACAAAAGGCTGCAACTGTCCAAGTTATTTCCCAAATGAACAGTAGCTTTTgggccccaccaccaccaaaacaACCAACGGCCTTATATGTTTGCACTAAGCTGTTTGCACTCAGTGTAGCATCTCCTTCTGCAGCATCAATCATTAATCTGCTCAGCCTTCTGTTGGGTAACTGTCTAATTCAAGCTCCAACAGTAAACCTTTACTCAAATTAGCAGCCTTATGTAACCTATCATGGCTTTTCAACACAAGATCATGGGGGTGGGGAGTGGAGGGGGTAAGAATGTATGTTGAGAGGACTTTTGGCTTCAAAATAATTGACTGGAGTTCTGTTTTGAAGACGGTTTCACCTCTTATCCAAGAGTTCTCTTCTACCTGAATGGATGACAACAGTCATTTGTCCGTGTTGTCATGGAGGCCTGGATAAATACAACAGCGGAACAGTTTTTACCCAAATACACGCTATTGTTTGGTGTTTCTGTCACTTCTGGAATGATGAGTGCGAATGTTCTGGAGGCATTCCAATACAGTATTTAGACACCCacactacaaaataaaagcaagcaGCTGCGGAGGAGTGGAGATCAACTCTTGcagatgtgaggaagaggagaagagagaatgaAGGTTTCGAGATCGCTTATTCacttggatttatttattttgacttatttatttattctgtgcAGTTGCCTCGTCATGAAAAACTGTTCAACCTGTTCAACATTCTATTATTTGGATTTGCTTTAACCGGAGAGATTGAAACAACGCTAGCAGCCTCTAGTGGCATAAATTAATATTACATTTTGATATTGTGCTCGTTTATTGTATTATGAAGGTCATTGTGTTTTACTTATTTATACTGTATTGGTTTATACCCATTATAATGTCATGTCACCAACCAGTGGTCCAGAGGATGGACAATGTCACAGAGGGAATGCAGAACTATGGAGGCAAGATTAATGCTGTTGAGACAGACTTAAAGAAACTGGGTAAATCTCCTTTCACAGAATATGATGTTGAATGGTGAATTTACCTACACTGGCTTTgaaatttgtgtttttgaaaagTGCTTATTTTAAATCTCCCAGATGACCAGGCTGGAGTCAAGTCAGTTAATGCCACAAATGAAATCGAGACTTTTAGGTCAGATCTGGAGACCTTGCAAAACCAGCTGAATGGCATCACCCTAAGGGTCACCAAAGACAGAGACATACTGCACAATCTTCAGAACACTGGTGAGGACATGAGAAACAGTCATGTCTCTGTTCAGAGTTTTCTGGAGAGCAATGCCGCCTCACTGCGTGGGGTCAACCAGACACTGGCCTCCTACAGCAGCGTAATTAACAAACTCCAGACAGACACAGCACGGCTCCAGTCTGAGATACAAGATCAGGTCAGACTACAGAGCCAGAAACAAGTGAGCATCAGTGCACTGAACATCACACAGTCCCAGCAGAGAAATGTGCTTAGCACGCTGCAGAAGACGGTAGAGGACACAAGCCAGGCAGTGCAGAAGCTCAGGAATGAATATCAGAAACTGCAGCAGACAGCCAGGCAGAACTTGGCTGACAAAGAATGGCTAAAAGAAAAGGTCCAAAACCTACAGGTAATGGCAGCAAATAACTCAGCCTTGATCAGATCCAATGGAGAAGTGCTTGATTCCTTGGGGTCTCAGCTCAGTCTGCTAGTCAACCAGATCCAGAACACCTCCGTCCTCACTGAGGGACTTGATCGGAGCCTGCGTGAACTGATGGACCACCAGAGAGACCACGATAACCTCACATCATCAAGGTTTGATGACATGGAAGTGAGATTAGACAGACACGAGTATGACATGGATCGTGTTACTGGGAACATGAGCTTCTCCACGCAGGTCTTGGGTAAAATTACCTCTGACCTGAACAGCCTGAGGTCCTGCGCGGAGACTGTGATGAGACATTCGGACCTGTTGCTGGGACTGAACACCAGTTTCACAGAGATCCAGGATGACAATAAAGACCTGCATACCCAGCAGGACCTGCTAACTGCCCGGCTGGACACAGAGGTCAGAAGCCTCTcgatggtgatggaggagatgaagttGGTGGACAGCAAACACTCACAGCTCATCACCAACTTCACCATCCTGCAGGGTAAGTGCA contains:
- the colec12 gene encoding collectin-12 isoform X1, with the translated sequence MKDDFADEEEVQSFGYKRFGIQEGTECTKCKNDWALRVAIALLYVLCTLLTIAVAVLGYKVVQRMDNVTEGMQNYGGKINAVETDLKKLVLILNLPDDQAGVKSVNATNEIETFRSDLETLQNQLNGITLRVTKDRDILHNLQNTGEDMRNSHVSVQSFLESNAASLRGVNQTLASYSSVINKLQTDTARLQSEIQDQVRLQSQKQVSISALNITQSQQRNVLSTLQKTVEDTSQAVQKLRNEYQKLQQTARQNLADKEWLKEKVQNLQVMAANNSALIRSNGEVLDSLGSQLSLLVNQIQNTSVLTEGLDRSLRELMDHQRDHDNLTSSRFDDMEVRLDRHEYDMDRVTGNMSFSTQVLGKITSDLNSLRSCAETVMRHSDLLLGLNTSFTEIQDDNKDLHTQQDLLTARLDTEVRSLSMVMEEMKLVDSKHSQLITNFTILQGPPGPRGPKGDKGFQGPVGQMGQRGEKGDKGLFGPAGAKGEKGPLGPSGSPGPKGASGPPGFPGSKGSRGVVGRPGIPGEKGDPGLPGLPGRDGHTGLPGPMGAQGFRGPEGPAGIDGPRGLPGPIGLPGPPGLPGIPAPHPVPTSQAPKPTKPSTPLAQQTGSVTQKVQLPAATTPAPGCPLGFRRFRDSCYYFSSGPQRMNFEESLQFCTNASSHMLIINNYEEQQFVRNAIAGKGYFWLGLTDKEAENVWKWVDGSMPAYTNWKPGQPDNWTHGHEEGEDCAGLIHNAHWNDFYCTDRIGFICEHAADAQ
- the colec12 gene encoding collectin-12 isoform X2; translated protein: MKDDFADEEEVQSFGYKRFGIQEGTECTKCKNDWALRVAIALLYVLCTLLTIAVAVLGYKVVQRMDNVTEGMQNYGGKINAVETDLKKLDDQAGVKSVNATNEIETFRSDLETLQNQLNGITLRVTKDRDILHNLQNTGEDMRNSHVSVQSFLESNAASLRGVNQTLASYSSVINKLQTDTARLQSEIQDQVRLQSQKQVSISALNITQSQQRNVLSTLQKTVEDTSQAVQKLRNEYQKLQQTARQNLADKEWLKEKVQNLQVMAANNSALIRSNGEVLDSLGSQLSLLVNQIQNTSVLTEGLDRSLRELMDHQRDHDNLTSSRFDDMEVRLDRHEYDMDRVTGNMSFSTQVLGKITSDLNSLRSCAETVMRHSDLLLGLNTSFTEIQDDNKDLHTQQDLLTARLDTEVRSLSMVMEEMKLVDSKHSQLITNFTILQGPPGPRGPKGDKGFQGPVGQMGQRGEKGDKGLFGPAGAKGEKGPLGPSGSPGPKGASGPPGFPGSKGSRGVVGRPGIPGEKGDPGLPGLPGRDGHTGLPGPMGAQGFRGPEGPAGIDGPRGLPGPIGLPGPPGLPGIPAPHPVPTSQAPKPTKPSTPLAQQTGSVTQKVQLPAATTPAPGCPLGFRRFRDSCYYFSSGPQRMNFEESLQFCTNASSHMLIINNYEEQQFVRNAIAGKGYFWLGLTDKEAENVWKWVDGSMPAYTNWKPGQPDNWTHGHEEGEDCAGLIHNAHWNDFYCTDRIGFICEHAADAQ